The following coding sequences lie in one Variovorax terrae genomic window:
- the cobO gene encoding cob(I)yrinic acid a,c-diamide adenosyltransferase, with product MQIETPPSTKPYEKPEGERRGLVIVNTGDGKGKSTAAFGLALRAHGRGKAVKIYQFMKVPTARFGEHRMFEQIGIPIEGLGDGFSWKSQDLEHSAQLARDGWQKARATILGGAHFLVVLDEITYPLIYGWLPLDEVLATLRERPKDVHVVLTGRRCPPEIIELADTVTEMTKIKHAFNAGIPAQRGIED from the coding sequence ATGCAGATCGAAACCCCGCCCAGCACCAAGCCCTACGAGAAGCCGGAAGGCGAGCGCCGCGGCCTAGTCATCGTCAACACCGGCGACGGCAAGGGCAAGAGCACGGCCGCCTTTGGCCTCGCGCTGCGCGCCCATGGCCGCGGCAAGGCCGTGAAGATCTACCAGTTCATGAAGGTGCCCACGGCGCGCTTCGGCGAGCACCGCATGTTCGAGCAGATCGGCATCCCGATCGAGGGGCTGGGCGACGGCTTTTCGTGGAAGAGCCAGGACCTGGAGCACTCGGCTCAGCTCGCGCGCGACGGCTGGCAGAAGGCGCGCGCCACCATCCTGGGCGGCGCGCATTTCCTGGTGGTGCTCGACGAGATCACCTACCCGCTGATCTACGGCTGGCTGCCCCTGGATGAGGTGCTGGCCACGCTGCGCGAGCGGCCCAAAGATGTGCACGTGGTGCTGACCGGCCGGCGCTGCCCGCCCGAGATCATCGAGCTGGCCGACACGGTGACCGAGATGACCAAGATCAAGCATGCCTTCAACGCCGGCATCCCGGCGCAGCGCGGCATCGAGGACTGA
- a CDS encoding sodium/glutamate symporter, whose amino-acid sequence MMTLELDSAWTLVAALATILLGQRLNRALPALERASIPPAVTAGLLLSVLLAVLRAGGVLDLRLSTVPRDVLLLVFFSSLGFGAHLGRLATAGKGALVICLAIVLVALGQNLVGAALARAFGEPAAMGLFIGSAAYLGGHGTATAWAGVPQVAGLAGVLEVGLGSATLGLVLGGLVAGPVAAWLARRSQGGAGPAEAAAPGADEAPPRESPFSSDRWLLPLLCLTACVAVGPLLREALAATGLQVPGFLTVLLSAVLLTNLADALRKPFDTEATDLVGTLALRLFLAIAMLSLDWVALAAQLPLLLTGAVAQTLLTVAVGLLVVYTLFGRGRDGAAACGGFIGFSLGAMPVGLAVMRRLNTKVGETPRALLAITLAASLFTDTANALILTTLLRWFGP is encoded by the coding sequence ATGATGACGCTTGAACTCGATAGTGCCTGGACGCTGGTGGCGGCACTGGCCACGATCCTGCTGGGCCAGCGCCTCAACCGCGCGCTGCCCGCGCTGGAGCGCGCCAGCATCCCGCCCGCGGTGACGGCGGGCCTGCTGCTGTCGGTGCTGCTGGCCGTGCTGCGTGCGGGCGGGGTGCTCGACCTGCGCCTCTCCACCGTGCCGCGCGACGTGCTGCTACTGGTGTTCTTTTCGTCGCTCGGCTTCGGCGCGCACCTCGGCCGGCTGGCCACGGCCGGCAAGGGGGCGCTGGTGATCTGCCTCGCCATCGTGCTGGTGGCCCTGGGCCAGAACCTGGTGGGCGCTGCGCTCGCACGCGCCTTCGGCGAGCCGGCGGCGATGGGCCTGTTCATCGGCAGCGCCGCCTACCTGGGCGGGCATGGCACCGCCACCGCCTGGGCCGGTGTGCCGCAGGTCGCGGGCCTGGCCGGCGTGCTGGAGGTGGGCTTGGGCAGCGCCACGCTGGGCCTGGTGCTGGGCGGCCTGGTGGCCGGCCCGGTGGCGGCCTGGCTGGCCCGGCGCAGCCAGGGCGGGGCGGGGCCGGCCGAGGCGGCCGCGCCGGGGGCCGATGAGGCGCCCCCGCGCGAATCGCCGTTCTCCTCCGACCGCTGGCTGCTGCCGCTGCTGTGCCTGACGGCCTGCGTGGCGGTGGGCCCGCTGCTGCGCGAGGCGCTGGCGGCCACAGGCCTGCAGGTGCCGGGCTTCCTGACGGTGCTGCTCTCGGCTGTGCTGCTCACCAATCTGGCGGACGCGCTGCGCAAGCCGTTCGACACCGAGGCGACCGATCTCGTCGGCACGCTGGCGCTGCGCCTGTTCCTGGCTATTGCCATGCTCTCGCTCGACTGGGTGGCGCTGGCGGCCCAGTTGCCGCTGCTGCTGACGGGTGCCGTGGCGCAGACGCTGCTCACCGTGGCGGTGGGGCTGCTCGTGGTCTACACGCTGTTCGGGCGCGGCCGCGACGGCGCGGCGGCCTGCGGCGGCTTCATCGGCTTCAGCCTCGGCGCCATGCCGGTCGGGCTGGCGGTGATGCGCCGCCTGAACACCAAGGTCGGCGAGACGCCGCGCGCGCTGCTGGCCATCACGCTGGCGGCATCGCTGTTCACCGACACCGCCAACGCCCTCATCCTGACCACGCTGCTGCGCTGGTTCGGGCCATGA
- the cbiB gene encoding adenosylcobinamide-phosphate synthase CbiB: MNAALMASGLAVALLIDRLLGEPPARLHPVVGMGRYLGWIGGLITARQHPQREPAPDWRAFGAGALAWCAGAALVGGLAWLAQQAMAGLPLVAGGLLLGCLLKPLLAWRMLRDEVAAVEAALQQSLAAGRERLSWLVSRDTTQLNESAVRESAIESLAENLNDSVVAPIFWFVLLGLPGAAVYRFANTADAMWGYRGVYRGRNWEWAGKWAARADDALSWLPARLTALLLKGLSRGLPLQALRREAARTPSPNSGWPMAAMALKLGVCLRKPGVYALNAAGRAPQAADTAQALIYASKAVYVQVLWSFLAIVLIAMEGSWLR, from the coding sequence ATGAACGCGGCGCTCATGGCGTCCGGCCTGGCCGTGGCCCTGCTCATCGATCGCCTGCTGGGCGAACCGCCGGCCCGGCTGCACCCGGTGGTGGGCATGGGCCGCTACCTGGGCTGGATCGGCGGGCTCATCACCGCGCGGCAGCATCCACAGCGGGAGCCGGCGCCCGACTGGCGCGCCTTCGGTGCCGGTGCGCTGGCCTGGTGCGCCGGCGCGGCGCTGGTGGGCGGGCTGGCCTGGCTGGCCCAGCAGGCCATGGCCGGGCTGCCGCTGGTGGCGGGCGGGCTGCTGCTGGGCTGTCTGCTCAAGCCGCTGCTGGCGTGGCGCATGCTGCGCGACGAGGTGGCGGCGGTGGAGGCGGCGCTGCAGCAGTCGCTGGCGGCCGGACGCGAGCGGCTGTCGTGGCTGGTGAGCCGCGACACGACCCAGCTCAATGAGAGCGCGGTGCGCGAAAGCGCCATCGAGTCGCTGGCCGAGAACCTCAACGACTCGGTGGTGGCGCCAATCTTCTGGTTCGTGCTGCTGGGGCTGCCGGGCGCCGCGGTCTACCGTTTCGCCAACACCGCCGACGCCATGTGGGGCTACCGCGGCGTGTACCGCGGGCGCAATTGGGAGTGGGCCGGCAAGTGGGCTGCGCGCGCCGACGATGCGCTGTCGTGGCTGCCGGCGCGCCTCACGGCGCTGCTGCTCAAGGGGCTGAGCCGCGGTCTGCCGCTGCAGGCGCTGCGCCGCGAGGCGGCCCGCACGCCGTCGCCCAACAGCGGCTGGCCAATGGCCGCCATGGCGCTGAAGCTCGGCGTCTGCCTGCGCAAGCCCGGCGTCTATGCGCTGAACGCCGCCGGACGGGCGCCGCAGGCCGCCGACACGGCCCAGGCGCTGATTTATGCATCAAAAGCGGTTTATGTCCAGGTGCTGTGGTCGTTTCTAGCTATTGTTTTGATAGCGATGGAAGGCTCATGGCTGCGCTGA
- a CDS encoding aminotransferase class I/II-fold pyridoxal phosphate-dependent enzyme, translating into MAALTALARTHGGPDAQGVPRHDFSSNSHAGGPCPLALAAVQQADATRYPDASYAALRAQLAAFHGVAAARVVLAASASEFIFRITASVAQQGGEAVWLPPHHYGDYAQAAEAWGLRPTALPQDAALAWCCEPSSPLGAAQPGLPALVAAAAPASVVLDRAYEPLRLQGAPALDEAGLRRVWQLWTPNKALGLTGVRAAYAIAPAGSEEAAAQLERLAPSWPLGAHGVALLQAWCEPAVQHWLAGSLATLREWKARQIALCEALGWACLPSDANFFCARPGVPDLGPALRSLRAQSIKLRDCTSFGLAGQVRLAVLPPAAQDALAGAWQQIQHEQETT; encoded by the coding sequence ATGGCTGCGCTGACCGCCCTGGCTCGCACGCATGGCGGCCCCGATGCGCAGGGCGTGCCGCGCCACGACTTCTCCAGCAACAGCCATGCCGGCGGCCCGTGCCCGCTGGCGCTGGCCGCCGTGCAGCAGGCCGACGCCACGCGCTACCCCGATGCAAGCTACGCCGCGCTGCGCGCGCAACTGGCCGCCTTCCACGGCGTGGCCGCGGCGCGCGTGGTGCTGGCGGCCAGCGCCAGCGAGTTCATCTTCCGCATCACGGCCAGCGTGGCGCAGCAGGGCGGTGAGGCTGTGTGGCTGCCGCCGCACCACTACGGCGACTACGCGCAGGCGGCCGAGGCCTGGGGCCTGCGGCCAACGGCGCTGCCGCAGGACGCGGCCCTGGCCTGGTGCTGCGAGCCCTCGAGCCCGCTGGGCGCGGCGCAGCCGGGCCTGCCTGCCCTCGTGGCCGCCGCGGCGCCCGCCAGCGTGGTGCTGGACCGCGCCTATGAGCCGCTGCGCCTGCAGGGCGCGCCGGCTTTGGATGAGGCAGGGCTGCGGCGCGTCTGGCAGCTCTGGACCCCCAACAAGGCGCTGGGCCTGACCGGCGTGCGCGCGGCCTACGCCATCGCCCCGGCCGGGAGCGAAGAGGCCGCTGCGCAGTTGGAGCGCCTCGCGCCGTCCTGGCCGCTGGGCGCGCACGGCGTGGCGCTGCTGCAGGCCTGGTGTGAGCCGGCCGTTCAGCACTGGCTGGCCGGCAGCCTGGCCACCCTGCGCGAGTGGAAGGCGCGGCAAATCGCGCTGTGTGAGGCGCTGGGCTGGGCCTGCCTGCCCAGCGATGCCAATTTCTTCTGCGCCCGGCCCGGCGTGCCGGACCTGGGCCCGGCCTTGCGGTCGCTGCGCGCGCAAAGCATCAAGCTGCGCGACTGCACCTCGTTCGGCCTGGCCGGCCAGGTGCGCCTGGCCGTGCTGCCGCCAGCGGCGCAGGATGCGCTGGCCGGCGCGTGGCAGCAGATTCAACACGAACAGGAAACGACATGA
- a CDS encoding cobyric acid synthase: MTARCVMVLGTTSGAGKSWLTTALCRWYARQGLKVAPFKAQNMSNNARVVATPVVASGFAAGPPQGETRPPRGAGSPTQWATVGAEIGSAQYFQALAANALPEVRMNPLLLKPERDTHSQVVLMGQVDAELSRMPWRGRSERVWPVLAQALDGLRAENDVVVIEGAGSPAEINLHASDIVNMRVALHAQARCLLVTDIDRGGAFAHLYGTWALLPEPERALIQGFVLNKFRGDAALLAPAPQMLQDLTGIPTVATLPMWWQHGLPEEDGVFDDRARATGAVTTTIAVVAYPRISNLDEFQPLKNVPGVRLVWARTPADCAGADWLILPGSKHTSGDLAWLRAQGLDRAIAAHAARGGAVLGVCGGLQMLGEALIDPHGIDGNAPGLGLLSLVTVFEADKTVQRTQARFGLLAGAWAALSGVALSGYEIHHGQTAQHPAMAAAGDLAQAVLLEGGGQALGWQNAAGNVLGLYLHGLFEDPAALRALFGAAAPTLDSVFDGLADYIGAHFAPGVLEALVQ, from the coding sequence ATGACCGCCCGCTGTGTGATGGTGCTGGGCACGACCAGCGGCGCCGGCAAGAGCTGGCTCACCACGGCCCTGTGCCGCTGGTATGCGCGCCAGGGCCTCAAGGTGGCGCCGTTCAAGGCGCAGAACATGAGCAACAACGCCCGTGTGGTGGCAACGCCCGTTGTGGCGAGTGGTTTCGCCGCCGGGCCGCCCCAAGGCGAAACGCGGCCCCCTCGGGGGGCAGGGAGTCCCACGCAGTGGGCGACCGTGGGGGCGGAGATCGGAAGTGCTCAGTACTTCCAGGCGCTGGCTGCGAATGCGCTGCCCGAGGTGCGCATGAACCCGCTGCTGCTCAAACCCGAGCGCGACACCCACAGCCAGGTGGTGCTGATGGGGCAGGTCGATGCGGAACTCTCGCGCATGCCCTGGCGCGGCCGCAGCGAGCGCGTGTGGCCGGTGCTGGCGCAGGCGCTGGACGGGCTGCGTGCGGAAAACGACGTGGTGGTGATCGAGGGCGCGGGCTCGCCGGCTGAGATCAACCTGCATGCCAGCGACATCGTCAACATGCGCGTGGCGCTGCACGCCCAGGCGCGCTGCCTGCTGGTGACCGACATCGACCGCGGCGGCGCCTTCGCCCACCTCTACGGCACCTGGGCGCTGCTGCCCGAGCCCGAGCGTGCATTGATCCAGGGCTTCGTGCTCAACAAGTTCCGCGGCGATGCGGCGCTGCTGGCGCCGGCGCCGCAGATGCTGCAGGACCTCACCGGCATCCCCACCGTGGCCACGCTGCCGATGTGGTGGCAGCATGGCCTGCCGGAGGAGGATGGAGTCTTCGACGACCGCGCGCGCGCCACGGGTGCCGTCACCACCACCATCGCCGTCGTCGCCTACCCGCGCATCAGCAACCTCGACGAGTTCCAGCCGCTGAAGAACGTGCCCGGCGTGCGCCTGGTCTGGGCCCGCACGCCCGCAGACTGCGCGGGTGCCGACTGGCTCATCCTGCCCGGCTCCAAGCACACCAGCGGCGACCTGGCCTGGCTGCGCGCGCAGGGCCTGGACCGTGCCATCGCCGCGCATGCCGCGCGGGGCGGGGCGGTGCTCGGTGTCTGCGGCGGCCTGCAGATGCTGGGCGAGGCGCTGATCGATCCGCACGGCATCGACGGCAACGCCCCCGGCCTGGGCCTGCTGTCGCTGGTGACGGTGTTCGAGGCCGACAAGACGGTGCAGCGCACGCAGGCCCGCTTCGGCCTGCTGGCCGGTGCCTGGGCCGCGCTCTCGGGCGTGGCGCTGAGCGGCTACGAGATCCACCATGGGCAGACCGCGCAGCACCCGGCCATGGCCGCTGCCGGCGACTTGGCGCAGGCCGTGCTGCTGGAGGGCGGGGGCCAGGCGCTGGGTTGGCAGAATGCCGCGGGCAATGTGCTGGGCCTGTATCTGCACGGCCTGTTCGAAGACCCCGCCGCGCTGCGCGCGCTGTTCGGCGCCGCGGCGCCGACGCTGGACAGCGTGTTCGATGGCCTGGCAGATTACATCGGCGCGCATTTCGCGCCGGGCGTGCTGGAGGCGCTGGTTCAGTGA
- a CDS encoding class I SAM-dependent methyltransferase translates to MAEVHVAAQQGYTREAQAYARGRPEYPAALAGWLAGPMGLAAGQTVADVGAGTGKFTRLLVPTGASVVAVEPVEAMRARIGPELPTVRVLAGTAQAIALPGAALDAVVCAQAFHWFASRETLDEFQRVLKPGGRLGLVWNVRDESVDWVAELTRIVTPYEGDAPRFYKGDWRRPFPHPAFSELVESRFAHQHTGAPQQVIVDRFMSVSFIAALPPEGQAEVRERLEALIATHPALRGREMVSFPYYTLAFHCVRH, encoded by the coding sequence ATGGCTGAAGTGCACGTCGCCGCGCAGCAGGGTTACACAAGAGAAGCGCAGGCCTATGCGCGTGGCCGGCCGGAGTACCCGGCGGCGCTCGCCGGCTGGCTGGCCGGGCCGATGGGCCTGGCCGCGGGCCAGACCGTGGCCGACGTGGGCGCCGGCACCGGCAAGTTCACGAGGCTGCTGGTGCCCACCGGCGCCAGCGTGGTGGCGGTGGAGCCGGTGGAAGCGATGCGGGCCCGGATCGGGCCGGAGCTGCCCACGGTGCGCGTGCTGGCCGGCACGGCGCAGGCCATTGCGTTGCCCGGCGCGGCGCTGGATGCCGTGGTCTGCGCCCAGGCCTTCCACTGGTTCGCCAGCCGCGAGACGCTGGACGAATTCCAGCGCGTGCTCAAACCCGGCGGCCGGCTCGGGCTGGTGTGGAACGTGCGCGACGAGTCGGTGGACTGGGTGGCCGAGCTGACGCGCATCGTCACGCCTTACGAAGGCGATGCGCCGCGTTTCTACAAGGGCGACTGGCGCCGGCCGTTCCCGCATCCGGCGTTCAGCGAGCTGGTGGAAAGCCGCTTCGCGCACCAGCACACCGGCGCGCCGCAGCAGGTGATCGTGGACCGCTTCATGTCGGTAAGCTTCATCGCGGCCCTGCCGCCCGAAGGCCAGGCCGAGGTGCGCGAGCGCCTGGAAGCGCTGATCGCCACCCACCCCGCGCTGCGCGGGCGCGAGATGGTGAGCTTTCCCTATTACACGCTGGCGTTCCACTGCGTTCGTCACTGA
- the cobT gene encoding nicotinate-nucleotide--dimethylbenzimidazole phosphoribosyltransferase gives MMFELQTIEDLHDAALAQRLQHRLDHKTKPLGALGRLEALALRLGLILGTEAPALRQPQMLVCAGDHGLAARGVSAYPSDVTWQMVENFLAGGAAVSVLARQHGLALTVVDCGVRHDFAPREGLLIRKIAAGTADAGSGPAMTDEQCRQALANGQAVLKALPGNAVLLGEMGIGNTSAASLLLARLAGLDIAGCTGTGTGLDEAALQRKVAVLGEVLALHGAATEPLAALAAFGGFEIATLVGVVLQAAQERRVIVVDGFIASAAVLVAQRLQPHVLQRCVFAHCSGERGHALMLAQLGAEPLLDLGLRLGEGSGAALAWPLLDSACRILQEMASFESAGVSQRAG, from the coding sequence ATGATGTTTGAACTCCAGACCATTGAAGACCTCCATGATGCCGCACTGGCGCAGCGCCTGCAGCACCGGCTCGACCACAAAACCAAGCCGCTGGGCGCTCTGGGGCGGCTCGAGGCGCTGGCGCTGCGGCTCGGCCTGATCCTCGGCACCGAAGCGCCCGCGCTGCGCCAGCCGCAGATGCTGGTGTGCGCGGGCGACCACGGGCTGGCGGCGCGCGGCGTCTCGGCCTACCCGAGCGACGTGACCTGGCAGATGGTGGAGAACTTCCTGGCCGGCGGAGCGGCCGTGAGCGTGCTGGCGCGCCAGCACGGGCTGGCGCTCACCGTGGTGGACTGCGGCGTGCGGCACGACTTCGCGCCGCGCGAGGGCCTGCTGATCCGCAAGATCGCCGCCGGCACGGCCGATGCCGGCAGCGGCCCGGCCATGACGGACGAGCAGTGCCGCCAGGCCCTTGCCAACGGGCAGGCCGTGCTGAAGGCGCTGCCCGGCAATGCGGTGCTGCTCGGTGAAATGGGCATCGGCAACACCAGCGCCGCCTCACTGCTGCTGGCGCGGCTGGCTGGCCTGGACATCGCCGGCTGCACCGGCACGGGCACCGGCCTGGACGAGGCGGCCCTGCAGCGCAAGGTGGCGGTGCTGGGCGAGGTGCTGGCGCTGCACGGCGCGGCGACCGAGCCGCTGGCCGCGCTGGCGGCTTTTGGCGGCTTCGAGATCGCCACGCTGGTGGGCGTGGTGCTGCAGGCCGCGCAGGAGCGCCGCGTGATCGTGGTGGACGGCTTCATCGCCTCGGCGGCCGTGCTGGTGGCGCAGCGGCTGCAGCCGCACGTGCTGCAGCGCTGCGTGTTCGCCCATTGCTCGGGCGAGCGCGGCCATGCGCTGATGCTGGCTCAGCTCGGAGCCGAGCCGTTGCTCGATCTGGGCCTGCGCCTGGGCGAAGGCTCGGGCGCCGCGCTGGCCTGGCCGCTGCTCGATTCGGCCTGCCGCATTCTGCAGGAGATGGCGAGTTTTGAGTCGGCGGGGGTGTCGCAGAGGGCTGGATAG
- the kdsA gene encoding 3-deoxy-8-phosphooctulonate synthase has protein sequence MTTVAINSAINVGNSDGFVLFGGVNVLESKDMALRAAEEYVRVTRKLGIPYVFKASFDKANRSSIHSFRGPGLEEGLRIFEAVKAAFGVPILTDVHEPWQANPVADVVDVLQLPAFLARQTDLVVALARTGKVINVKKPQFLSPPQVLNIVEKIREAGSSPVILCDRGTCFGYDNLVVDMLGFGAMKKVTGNLPVIFDVTHALQQREANAAVSGGRREQVVELARAGLAVGLAGLFLEAHPDPTQAKCDGPSALPLDQLEPFLAQLKALDDLVKSFAPLHIRA, from the coding sequence TTGACCACCGTCGCCATCAATTCCGCAATCAACGTCGGCAACAGCGATGGCTTCGTCCTGTTTGGCGGCGTGAACGTACTCGAGTCGAAGGACATGGCCCTGCGTGCTGCAGAGGAATACGTCCGAGTCACGCGAAAGCTTGGCATCCCATACGTCTTCAAGGCCAGCTTCGACAAGGCGAACCGCTCGTCCATCCATTCCTTTCGGGGGCCCGGGTTGGAAGAGGGCTTAAGAATCTTCGAGGCCGTCAAGGCAGCGTTCGGCGTGCCCATTCTCACCGACGTGCACGAGCCATGGCAGGCGAATCCCGTGGCCGACGTTGTGGATGTTCTACAGCTGCCTGCGTTTCTCGCCCGCCAGACTGACTTGGTCGTTGCTCTCGCCAGGACAGGCAAAGTCATCAACGTCAAGAAACCCCAGTTCCTGAGCCCGCCGCAGGTGCTCAACATCGTCGAGAAAATCAGGGAGGCAGGAAGCTCGCCCGTCATTTTGTGCGACCGCGGCACCTGTTTCGGCTACGACAATCTGGTGGTGGACATGCTTGGCTTCGGTGCGATGAAGAAGGTCACCGGGAATCTGCCGGTCATCTTCGACGTAACCCATGCCCTCCAGCAGCGCGAGGCGAACGCTGCCGTCTCTGGCGGGCGACGCGAGCAAGTGGTTGAGCTGGCACGTGCGGGTCTGGCGGTGGGCTTGGCCGGCCTCTTTCTTGAAGCCCACCCAGACCCAACGCAGGCCAAATGCGACGGCCCCAGCGCTCTGCCGCTGGACCAACTGGAGCCTTTCCTCGCGCAACTGAAGGCGTTGGACGATTTGGTGAAGTCGTTCGCGCCCCTGCATATTCGCGCCTAG
- a CDS encoding GNAT family N-acetyltransferase encodes MNLSIEPISNGHFEGFRAALDTVAREKRFLAFTQASSVEDAWAFHAAIIANGWCQRVALMDGVVVGWCDVLPTHGQARSHVGTLGIGLVPAARHQGIGAQLMRATIDAAWATGLTRIELAVRADNARAKALYERFGFNVEGLLRQSFRVDGAYCDSYAMALLRDA; translated from the coding sequence ATGAACCTGTCGATCGAACCCATTTCGAACGGGCATTTCGAGGGCTTTCGAGCCGCCCTCGATACCGTGGCACGCGAGAAGCGGTTTCTCGCGTTCACGCAAGCGTCATCGGTTGAAGATGCATGGGCCTTCCACGCCGCCATCATCGCCAACGGATGGTGCCAGAGGGTTGCGCTCATGGACGGCGTTGTGGTGGGCTGGTGCGACGTATTGCCGACCCACGGCCAGGCGAGGTCGCATGTGGGCACACTCGGCATCGGTCTCGTCCCGGCGGCACGGCACCAGGGCATCGGCGCCCAACTGATGCGCGCAACCATCGATGCCGCATGGGCCACAGGCTTGACGCGCATCGAGTTGGCGGTGCGTGCTGACAATGCCAGGGCCAAGGCCCTGTACGAACGCTTCGGGTTCAACGTCGAAGGGCTGCTGCGCCAGTCGTTTCGAGTCGACGGAGCGTACTGCGACAGCTATGCAATGGCCCTGCTGCGCGACGCTTAG
- the nth gene encoding endonuclease III, giving the protein MKAAAIEPFFATLKAANPQPNTELEYTSVFELLAAVLLSAQATDVGVNKATRRLFPVAHTPQAILDLGLDGLEGYIKTIGLYRSKAKHLMETCRILVEQHGGQVPRTREELEALPGVGRKTANVVLNVAFGEPTMAVDTHIFRVGNRTGLAPGKTPYEVEMQLLKRIPPAYMVDAHHWLILLGRYVCQARKPLCYQCVVAPYCDFKPKTAAP; this is encoded by the coding sequence ATGAAAGCCGCCGCCATCGAACCCTTCTTCGCCACCCTCAAGGCCGCCAATCCGCAGCCGAACACCGAGCTGGAATACACCAGCGTGTTCGAACTGCTCGCGGCCGTGCTGCTGTCGGCGCAAGCCACCGATGTGGGCGTGAACAAGGCCACACGCCGGCTGTTTCCCGTGGCCCACACGCCACAGGCCATCCTGGACCTCGGGCTCGACGGACTGGAGGGTTACATCAAGACCATCGGCCTGTACCGCAGCAAGGCCAAACACCTGATGGAGACCTGCCGCATCCTGGTAGAACAGCATGGCGGCCAGGTGCCGCGTACGCGCGAGGAGCTCGAAGCCCTGCCCGGCGTAGGCCGCAAGACCGCCAACGTGGTGCTCAACGTGGCCTTCGGCGAGCCGACGATGGCGGTGGACACGCACATTTTCCGCGTGGGCAACCGCACCGGCCTGGCTCCCGGCAAGACCCCCTACGAGGTGGAGATGCAACTCCTGAAGCGCATCCCGCCCGCCTACATGGTGGACGCGCACCACTGGCTGATCCTGCTCGGGCGCTACGTGTGCCAGGCGCGCAAGCCGCTGTGCTACCAGTGCGTCGTGGCCCCCTACTGCGATTTCAAGCCGAAGACGGCGGCGCCCTGA
- a CDS encoding SDR family NAD(P)-dependent oxidoreductase, which translates to MSAALLPLHAVLVTGAGQGNGEALALGLARHGAHVVATDVRADAAQRTAERIRADGGSAEALALDVSDARACEAAAAALQLPAGHQFVLVNNAGIRPRHPFDGADRDQLWRDAMAVNLDGVRNTMLAFLPLLEASGGNVVNISSISAARASPFSVAYSTSKAAAEMLTKVMALELAARGVRVNAVAPGVMETAMTAASRGDPARRALLLARIPLRRFGRPDELVGPVAFLASPLASFVTGAVLAADGGYLAV; encoded by the coding sequence ATGAGTGCCGCCCTGCTTCCCCTTCATGCCGTGCTGGTCACCGGTGCCGGCCAGGGCAATGGCGAGGCGCTGGCGCTGGGCCTGGCCCGGCATGGCGCCCACGTGGTCGCGACCGATGTGCGTGCCGATGCCGCGCAGCGCACCGCTGAGCGGATCCGCGCGGATGGCGGCTCGGCCGAGGCACTCGCGCTGGATGTGTCCGACGCCCGCGCCTGCGAGGCGGCCGCCGCGGCCTTGCAGCTCCCCGCGGGCCATCAGTTCGTTCTGGTCAACAACGCAGGCATCCGCCCCCGCCACCCTTTCGACGGCGCCGACCGCGATCAGCTCTGGCGCGATGCGATGGCCGTGAACCTGGACGGGGTCCGCAACACGATGCTGGCGTTCCTGCCGTTGCTCGAAGCGTCGGGCGGCAACGTCGTCAACATCAGCTCCATCTCGGCCGCAAGAGCCTCCCCATTTTCCGTGGCCTATTCGACCTCGAAGGCCGCGGCAGAAATGCTGACCAAGGTCATGGCCCTCGAACTCGCGGCGCGCGGCGTACGGGTCAACGCCGTGGCCCCTGGCGTGATGGAAACGGCCATGACAGCCGCCTCGCGCGGCGACCCGGCGCGGCGCGCTCTGCTGCTGGCGCGCATCCCGCTGCGCCGCTTCGGCCGGCCCGACGAACTCGTGGGCCCGGTGGCGTTCCTCGCGTCGCCGCTCGCAAGCTTCGTGACGGGCGCGGTTCTTGCCGCAGACGGCGGCTACCTGGCCGTGTAG